A window of Psychroflexus sp. ALD_RP9 contains these coding sequences:
- a CDS encoding DUF6252 family protein, protein MRIYFLAFLALILGSCSDDIIKDEATVQGLVNNDFYKAVSATASVDENGLFSIRSSSTEVISFRTESMNLGTYTVTPNGLNTASYENVNGVVYTSNHDDVVGEITITQVDENGFDGTFFFNLKNAEGDEVFIRSGSFFNVPLLDAEIDDPTDPTNPDEFLNANVNATAFQSTVVNIEENSGVFTVFGSVDNAVITIVFPNTLEAGNYDVSIEDNIQLGYSESETVEFAQSGSLTITEITDTSISGSFEFTTTTGIEVSSGEFSVNL, encoded by the coding sequence ATGAGGATTTACTTTCTAGCTTTTTTAGCATTGATTCTTGGCAGTTGTTCAGATGATATTATTAAAGATGAGGCAACTGTTCAAGGCTTAGTTAATAACGATTTTTATAAGGCAGTTTCAGCAACAGCTTCAGTAGATGAAAATGGATTATTTTCTATAAGAAGTTCATCGACTGAAGTGATTAGTTTTAGAACAGAATCTATGAATCTTGGTACTTATACTGTAACACCAAACGGTTTAAACACGGCTAGTTATGAGAATGTAAATGGTGTTGTTTACACTAGTAATCACGACGATGTTGTTGGTGAAATTACCATTACTCAAGTTGATGAAAATGGCTTTGATGGTACGTTTTTCTTTAACTTAAAAAATGCTGAAGGCGACGAAGTTTTTATTAGAAGCGGCTCTTTTTTTAATGTACCTCTTCTAGATGCAGAAATTGATGACCCTACTGATCCTACAAACCCTGATGAATTTTTAAATGCAAATGTTAATGCAACTGCTTTTCAGTCTACTGTAGTTAATATTGAAGAAAATAGTGGTGTATTTACAGTTTTTGGCTCGGTTGATAATGCTGTTATTACCATTGTCTTTCCAAATACACTTGAGGCAGGTAATTATGATGTTTCAATAGAAGACAACATTCAATTAGGTTATTCTGAAAGTGAGACTGTCGAGTTTGCTCAGTCTGGAAGCTTAACGATTACAGAGATTACAGATACATCGATCTCAGGTTCATTTGAGTTTACAACAACTACAGGAATTGAAGTTTCTTCAGGTGAGTTTTCAGTGAATTTGTAG
- a CDS encoding 30S ribosomal protein S16, with protein MPTKIRLQRHGRKGKPFYWIVATDSREKRDGKFLEKLGIYNPTTQPAIIELDVDNAVKWLRNGAQPTDTAKRILSYKGALLKKHLLAGVDKGALTEEEANKKFEAWLEEKNASIESASEKTQKAKEEAKQKALDAEREVNAKREAEAKAAEDEAKAAEEAAKAEADDATEETNEAESAEEESKEEKA; from the coding sequence ATGCCAACTAAAATTAGATTACAGAGACACGGTAGAAAAGGAAAGCCATTTTATTGGATTGTTGCTACTGATAGTCGTGAGAAAAGAGATGGTAAATTTTTAGAAAAACTAGGAATTTACAATCCAACTACTCAACCAGCTATTATCGAACTTGATGTTGATAATGCTGTTAAATGGCTGCGTAATGGTGCACAACCAACTGACACAGCAAAACGTATTTTATCTTACAAAGGTGCATTACTAAAAAAACATTTGCTTGCAGGTGTTGACAAAGGTGCTTTAACTGAAGAAGAAGCCAACAAAAAATTTGAGGCTTGGTTAGAAGAGAAAAACGCATCTATTGAAAGCGCTTCTGAGAAAACTCAGAAAGCAAAAGAAGAAGCTAAGCAAAAAGCATTAGACGCCGAAAGAGAAGTAAATGCTAAGCGTGAAGCTGAAGCAAAAGCCGCTGAAGATGAAGCTAAAGCTGCAGAAGAGGCTGCCAAAGCAGAAGCCGATGATGCAACTGAAGAAACTAATGAAGCAGAATCTGCTGAAGAAGAATCTAAGGAAGAAAAAGCTTAA
- the rimM gene encoding ribosome maturation factor RimM (Essential for efficient processing of 16S rRNA), producing MTKDECFYLGTIVSKFSFKGEVQIKLDTDEPETYKNLESVLVEINQKLVPFFILQSNLQRSNLLRVKFEDVDDEADALELLKKDVYLPLTELPELDDDQFYYHEVTNYKVFDKHYGEFGKIKSVDSTSPQALFIIYKDNTEILVPVNDVFIEKIDKANQEIHFNLPDGLLDLYLK from the coding sequence ATGACAAAAGATGAATGTTTTTATCTTGGTACTATCGTTAGTAAATTTAGTTTTAAAGGCGAAGTCCAAATCAAATTAGATACAGACGAGCCTGAAACTTACAAAAATTTGGAATCAGTTTTGGTTGAAATCAACCAAAAACTGGTTCCTTTTTTTATTTTACAATCTAACTTACAACGCAGCAATTTACTTCGCGTTAAGTTTGAAGATGTTGATGATGAAGCTGATGCGCTCGAATTATTAAAAAAAGATGTTTACCTGCCACTCACAGAATTACCGGAACTTGATGACGATCAATTTTATTATCACGAAGTCACAAATTATAAAGTGTTTGACAAACACTATGGCGAGTTTGGTAAAATAAAATCTGTAGACAGTACATCGCCCCAAGCTTTATTTATCATCTATAAAGACAACACCGAAATTTTGGTCCCAGTAAACGATGTATTTATTGAAAAAATTGATAAAGCTAATCAAGAAATTCATTTTAACTTACCTGACGGTCTACTTGATCTCTACTTAAAGTAA
- a CDS encoding tRNA1(Val) (adenine(37)-N6)-methyltransferase — translation MSKPFHFKQFSITQANTAMKIGTDGVLLGAWASIKHQPNSILDIGAGTGIISLQLAQRSSAQLIDAIEIDHNAYEDCVTNFENSIWNDRLFCYHASLQEFVDEIDESYDLIISNPPFFEPQNSIKSSARTNARFTNSLNYKELLQSVRQLLNQNGKFCVIIPYQNEAKFLDIAQSVELFPTEILHVKGHKEAPIKRSLICLEHKLRTSVEVTELTIEIERHQYTNEYFNLVKDFYLKL, via the coding sequence GTGTCAAAACCATTTCATTTTAAGCAATTTAGCATCACGCAAGCCAATACCGCCATGAAAATTGGCACAGACGGTGTTTTATTAGGTGCTTGGGCAAGCATTAAGCATCAGCCCAACAGCATTTTAGACATTGGCGCCGGCACCGGAATAATTAGCCTTCAACTCGCACAACGCAGCTCTGCACAACTCATAGATGCTATAGAAATTGATCATAACGCCTATGAAGATTGCGTTACTAATTTCGAAAATAGTATTTGGAATGACCGACTATTTTGTTACCACGCTAGCTTACAAGAATTTGTTGATGAAATAGATGAATCTTACGATTTAATTATTTCTAATCCTCCATTTTTTGAACCACAAAACAGCATAAAGTCTAGTGCAAGAACAAATGCAAGATTTACAAACAGTTTAAATTATAAAGAATTACTTCAAAGCGTTAGACAATTACTCAACCAAAACGGAAAGTTTTGCGTGATTATTCCATATCAAAATGAAGCAAAATTCTTAGACATTGCCCAAAGTGTTGAATTATTTCCTACTGAAATTTTGCACGTTAAAGGCCACAAAGAAGCTCCAATTAAAAGAAGTTTGATTTGCCTAGAACACAAATTAAGAACATCAGTTGAAGTTACCGAACTCACAATTGAAATTGAGCGGCATCAATACACTAATGAGTATTTCAACTTAGTTAAAGACTTTTATCTTAAACTTTAA
- a CDS encoding acyl-CoA dehydrogenase family protein — MKQDTFQAPDYYNIDDLLTEEHKLIREAARDWVKRDVSPIIEDAAQKAEFPKSIIKGLSDIGAFGPYIPEEYGGAGLDQISYGLIMQEIERGDSGVRSTASVQSSLVMFPIYAYGTEAQKKKYLPKLASGEFMGSFGLTEPNHGSNPGGMTTNFKDKGDHYLLNGAKMWISNAPFCDIAVVWAKNEEGRIHGLIVERGMEGFTTPETHNKWSLRASATGELIFDDVKVPKENLLTGKSGLGAPLSCLDSARYGIAWGAIGAAMDCYDTALRYAKERIQFDKPIASYQLQQKKLAEMITEITKAQLMALRLGQLKNDGKATTAQISMAKRNNVEMAINIAREARQILGGMGITGDYSIMRHMMNLESVITYEGTHDIHLLITGMDITGIPAFK; from the coding sequence ATGAAACAAGATACTTTTCAAGCACCAGATTACTACAATATAGACGATTTATTAACTGAAGAGCATAAACTTATTCGTGAAGCCGCTCGTGATTGGGTTAAGCGTGATGTAAGCCCAATTATTGAAGATGCGGCTCAAAAAGCTGAATTTCCTAAATCGATTATTAAAGGCTTATCAGACATAGGAGCTTTTGGTCCTTATATACCTGAAGAATATGGTGGCGCTGGTTTAGATCAAATTTCTTATGGTTTAATTATGCAAGAGATTGAACGTGGCGATAGCGGAGTACGCTCTACAGCATCAGTACAATCTTCACTTGTTATGTTTCCGATTTACGCATATGGTACTGAAGCGCAAAAGAAAAAGTATTTACCAAAATTAGCTTCAGGCGAATTTATGGGTTCATTTGGACTTACCGAACCAAATCATGGTTCAAATCCTGGTGGCATGACCACTAATTTTAAAGACAAAGGCGACCACTATTTACTTAACGGTGCCAAAATGTGGATTTCAAATGCACCTTTTTGCGATATTGCCGTTGTTTGGGCAAAGAATGAAGAAGGCCGAATTCACGGACTCATTGTTGAACGCGGCATGGAAGGTTTTACAACGCCAGAAACCCACAATAAGTGGTCTTTAAGAGCTTCAGCAACTGGTGAACTTATTTTTGATGATGTTAAAGTTCCTAAAGAAAATTTACTCACTGGCAAAAGCGGACTTGGTGCGCCATTATCTTGTTTAGACTCTGCTCGTTATGGTATTGCTTGGGGCGCTATTGGTGCAGCAATGGATTGCTACGATACAGCTTTAAGATACGCGAAAGAACGTATTCAATTTGATAAGCCAATCGCTAGCTATCAATTACAGCAAAAAAAATTAGCCGAAATGATTACCGAAATCACTAAAGCACAATTGATGGCATTAAGATTAGGACAACTTAAAAATGACGGAAAGGCTACAACAGCTCAAATTTCTATGGCTAAACGTAATAATGTTGAAATGGCTATTAACATTGCTCGTGAAGCAAGACAAATTTTAGGCGGCATGGGAATTACAGGCGATTACAGTATCATGCGCCATATGATGAATTTAGAAAGTGTCATAACTTACGAAGGCACACACGATATTCACCTACTTATAACAGGAATGGATATTACTGGAATTCCAGCTTTTAAATAA